A section of the Meles meles chromosome 8, mMelMel3.1 paternal haplotype, whole genome shotgun sequence genome encodes:
- the LOC123949217 gene encoding elongin-C: MDGEEKTYGGCEGPDAMYVKLISSDGHEFIVKREHALTSGTIKAMLSGPGQFAENETNEVNFREIPSHVLSKVCMYFTYKVRYTNSSTEIPEFPIAPEIALELLMAANFLDC, from the coding sequence atggatggagaagagaaaaccTATGGTGGGTGTGAAGGCCCTGATGCCATGTATGTCAAATTGATATCTTCGGATGGTCATGAATTTATTGTAAAAAGAGAACATGCACTAACATCCGGAACAATAAAAGCCATGTTGAGTGGCCCAGGTCAGTTTGCTGAGAACGAAACTAATGAAGTCAATTTTAGAGAGATCCCTTCACATGTGCTATCAAAAGTATGCATGTATTTTACCTACAAGGTTCGCTACACTAACAGCTCCACAGAGATTCCTGAATTCCCAATTGCACCTGAAATTGCACTGGAACTGCTGATGGCTGCGAATTTCCTagattgttaa